In Wolbachia endosymbiont of Aedes albopictus, one DNA window encodes the following:
- the miaA gene encoding tRNA (adenosine(37)-N6)-dimethylallyltransferase MiaA: MKNNIVIITGITASGKSELCDNLIEKYNNISIINCDSKQVYEEIPIITAQPLKQEVFYKLYGYVSAKENYSVGLWLEDLKKEINNALENSQIPVITGGSGLYISSLIKGLSSMPQISQKVKKNVSELRKNLSKEEFYKLVLSKDSKVQDKICINDSHRLSRALEVITETGKTIFAWQENRQPPLFDNFKIHTILPKREDVYQKINSRFIKMIENGAIDEVKKLLSMNLAPHLPAMKAHGVPEIVKYLKGEITLDEAIQVAQTNTRHYAKRQYTWFKNQFPSSEVIDCANELTALEIF; the protein is encoded by the coding sequence ATGAAAAATAATATAGTAATCATTACAGGAATTACAGCTTCAGGTAAATCAGAATTGTGTGATAACCTGATAGAAAAATATAATAATATCAGCATAATAAATTGTGATTCAAAGCAGGTATATGAAGAAATTCCCATAATTACTGCTCAACCACTAAAGCAAGAAGTATTTTATAAACTATATGGTTATGTTTCAGCAAAAGAAAATTATTCTGTGGGTCTGTGGTTAGAGGATTTGAAGAAGGAAATCAATAACGCGCTGGAAAATTCACAAATACCTGTCATCACTGGAGGAAGCGGGCTTTACATCAGCAGTTTAATCAAAGGCTTATCATCAATGCCACAAATAAGTCAGAAAGTGAAAAAAAACGTAAGTGAGCTCAGGAAAAATTTAAGTAAAGAGGAGTTCTATAAATTAGTATTAAGCAAAGACTCAAAAGTTCAAGATAAAATCTGTATTAATGACTCGCACCGTCTTTCAAGAGCACTTGAAGTTATCACTGAAACTGGTAAGACAATCTTTGCATGGCAAGAAAATAGACAGCCTCCTTTATTCGATAATTTTAAGATACATACAATTTTGCCTAAACGTGAGGATGTATACCAAAAAATAAATTCTCGTTTTATCAAAATGATCGAAAATGGAGCAATTGATGAAGTAAAAAAGCTACTTAGTATGAACTTAGCTCCACATTTGCCAGCTATGAAAGCACATGGAGTGCCAGAAATTGTAAAGTATTTGAAAGGTGAGATTACTTTAGACGAAGCGATACAGGTTGCTCAAACAAACACAAGACACTACGCAAAACGCCAGTACACTTGGTTTAAAAACCAGTTCCCAAGTTCTGAAGTAATTGATTGTGCAAATGAGCTAACAGCGCTTGAAATATTTTAA
- a CDS encoding AAA family ATPase, with protein sequence MVNINTKKQPAGFFIYLSGLPGSGKLSTAIELSYMIDALIVNSKFYNNVQVCSIYNGVFERDQIPKEVQDRIYGIMQIMLQVIENYPIHSKNYIFIDELMENNDQNMRMYDSTVRLSKKMNTEILPVVLRCDLPTLQKRIALKRQRKNRKVDNVNSMIEQFRINNLFIPPNAIEIENSDISIKEVAQEIVNQMHKLSQISMYAKE encoded by the coding sequence ATGGTAAATATTAACACAAAAAAACAGCCAGCAGGATTCTTCATATATCTCTCTGGTCTTCCAGGAAGTGGTAAACTTTCCACAGCAATAGAATTATCCTATATGATAGACGCATTAATTGTAAATAGTAAGTTCTATAACAATGTTCAAGTTTGCTCTATATACAATGGTGTCTTTGAACGTGATCAAATACCTAAAGAAGTTCAAGATAGAATATATGGCATTATGCAAATTATGCTTCAGGTAATAGAAAATTATCCGATTCACTCAAAAAATTACATATTTATTGATGAGTTGATGGAAAATAATGACCAGAACATGAGGATGTATGATTCAACAGTAAGACTTAGTAAAAAAATGAACACAGAAATCCTTCCTGTGGTACTTAGGTGTGATCTACCGACATTACAAAAGCGTATTGCATTAAAAAGGCAAAGAAAAAATAGGAAGGTGGATAATGTAAATAGCATGATAGAGCAATTTAGGATTAACAATTTATTTATACCACCGAATGCCATAGAGATAGAAAATTCAGATATAAGTATAAAAGAAGTAGCTCAAGAGATAGTAAACCAGATGCATAAGCTTAGCCAAATTAGCATGTACGCGAAAGAATAG
- a CDS encoding IS110 family transposase, with translation MNSSNIIAGIDVSKSKLDIHIHPFGHYKTFENSVQAINKTLDFLRLHNVTKVGLEATGGYEKLCAYTLLSNGFEVYVIQPRWVRDYAKSLGITTKTDKIDCSIISRYINNTDMRVTPLTADNGNIDCLKQKLSRRNQLVEIAKIQKTQIQQVADTSIIKQIEELLAILRNQIKTLEDEMITFIDQNQELKRKYISITSIPGVSKITAITLICYLPKLGTLQEKQISSLAGLAPFNRDSGFSKGKRCIQGGRSQVRTVLHMCILSAQKVNSYIKPFFTRLYNQYKKPYKIASTAAMRKLLILANSLIRDDRVFTEEYRP, from the coding sequence ATGAATTCATCAAACATTATTGCTGGCATTGACGTTAGCAAAAGCAAATTAGATATCCACATTCACCCATTTGGACATTATAAAACGTTTGAAAACAGTGTACAAGCCATCAATAAAACACTAGACTTTTTACGTTTGCATAATGTAACCAAAGTTGGTCTTGAGGCAACTGGTGGATACGAAAAATTATGTGCCTATACTTTACTAAGCAATGGTTTTGAGGTGTACGTTATTCAACCAAGGTGGGTAAGAGACTATGCTAAAAGCCTTGGTATTACTACAAAAACTGATAAAATAGACTGCAGTATCATTTCACGTTATATCAATAACACAGATATGCGTGTTACTCCTTTAACAGCTGATAATGGTAATATTGATTGCTTGAAACAAAAATTATCTCGTAGAAACCAACTTGTAGAAATAGCAAAAATACAAAAAACCCAAATCCAACAGGTAGCTGATACATCTATAATCAAACAAATAGAGGAGCTTCTTGCAATTTTACGTAATCAAATTAAAACTTTAGAAGATGAGATGATTACATTTATCGATCAAAATCAAGAGCTTAAAAGAAAATACATATCAATAACTAGTATACCAGGCGTAAGCAAAATCACAGCCATTACTTTGATTTGCTATTTGCCCAAACTTGGAACCCTTCAAGAAAAGCAAATATCTAGCCTTGCAGGACTTGCACCTTTTAATCGAGACAGTGGTTTCAGTAAAGGAAAGAGATGTATTCAGGGCGGTAGATCACAAGTTAGGACGGTTTTACATATGTGTATTCTCAGTGCACAGAAAGTTAATTCTTATATCAAACCTTTCTTTACTAGATTATATAATCAATATAAAAAGCCATATAAGATTGCTTCCACTGCTGCTATGAGAAAATTGCTTATCCTTGCTAACTCTTTGATCAGAGATGATAGAGTATTTACTGAGGAATATAGACCTTAG
- a CDS encoding ribonucleotide-diphosphate reductase subunit beta, which translates to MSLLEADPIYKPFNYPWAYDAWLQQQRIHWIPEEVPLADDVKDWKTKLSNVEKNLLTQIFRFFTQADIEVNNCYMRHYSNIFKPTEICMMLASFSNMETIHIAAYSYLLDTIGMPESEYQAFLKYDAMRKKYEYMLEFEESKKHDKKHVAKTLAVFGAFTEGLQLFASFAILLNFQRFGKMKGMGQIISWSARDETLHTNSIIMLFNTFIKENNEIWDNEFKEELYSACRTIVELEDEFIKLAFDLGDVEGLSAEEVRNYIRYIANRRLMQLGLESIYDVNDNPIPWLDEILNGVEHTNFFENRVTEYSRAATQGTWEEAFTENDTNNR; encoded by the coding sequence ATGTCATTGTTAGAAGCAGATCCAATATACAAACCTTTTAATTACCCTTGGGCGTATGATGCGTGGCTGCAGCAACAAAGAATTCATTGGATACCTGAGGAAGTTCCGCTTGCTGATGACGTGAAGGATTGGAAAACTAAACTTTCAAACGTAGAGAAAAATCTACTAACTCAGATTTTTAGATTCTTTACTCAAGCGGACATTGAAGTAAATAACTGCTACATGAGGCATTATTCAAATATATTTAAGCCAACAGAAATATGCATGATGCTTGCAAGTTTTTCCAATATGGAAACCATACACATTGCAGCTTATTCTTATCTTTTAGACACAATTGGCATGCCAGAAAGCGAGTATCAAGCATTTTTAAAGTATGATGCTATGAGAAAGAAATATGAATACATGCTAGAATTTGAGGAAAGCAAAAAACACGATAAAAAACATGTAGCTAAAACTCTAGCAGTGTTTGGTGCATTTACCGAGGGGTTGCAGTTATTCGCATCGTTTGCAATTTTGCTCAATTTCCAACGCTTTGGAAAAATGAAAGGCATGGGGCAGATAATCTCCTGGTCAGCTCGTGATGAAACTTTGCACACCAATTCAATTATTATGTTATTTAATACATTTATTAAAGAGAATAATGAAATTTGGGACAACGAGTTTAAAGAGGAATTATATTCTGCATGCCGCACTATTGTTGAGCTTGAGGACGAGTTCATAAAGCTTGCCTTTGATTTAGGAGATGTTGAAGGACTATCCGCAGAAGAAGTGCGCAATTACATACGCTACATAGCAAACAGACGGTTAATGCAATTAGGTCTTGAGTCTATATATGATGTCAATGATAATCCTATTCCATGGCTCGATGAAATACTAAATGGCGTTGAACATACGAATTTCTTTGAAAATAGAGTAACAGAGTATAGTCGTGCAGCAACTCAAGGCACATGGGAGGAGGCTTTTACTGAAAACGACACGAATAATAGGTGA
- a CDS encoding cation:dicarboxylate symporter family transporter gives MLQLLILLTVITSVAFFGHLVPMEAKTFLYSTSLSIKEVLLFIMPFIIFALIFSSVNNLKQSAIKFILLLIIMIFLSNLASSLIAYSVGHFIMQNTYSIQDITYEETIVPLWSFRLPLLLSNFHALACGFVSSIVVSILLPKKSEELSNKMLDLTLFILKTFLTPIIPIFVLGLALKMQHDQVLSIIFKDYSIIFIIIASATYLYVFLLYGAANSFKITSWIASIGNMIPAFITAMSTMSSNATMPLTLEGSKKNVKQPDIASSVVPITASFHLVGDCFFVIILSMVITSGYLLSTTDYVTFLLYFLLFKFAIVAVPAGGIMVMLPILEKYLKFSPEMLSLITALYIVFDPIITSANVMGNGAFTMMFTKLYDKLK, from the coding sequence GTGCTACAACTATTAATCTTACTCACGGTCATCACTTCAGTTGCATTCTTTGGTCATTTAGTTCCAATGGAAGCAAAAACCTTCTTGTACTCAACGAGCCTGAGTATAAAAGAGGTTTTGCTATTTATAATGCCTTTTATTATTTTTGCGTTAATCTTTAGCAGTGTTAACAATCTTAAGCAGTCAGCTATAAAGTTCATATTGTTACTTATTATAATGATCTTCTTATCGAATCTGGCTTCAAGTTTAATAGCTTATTCTGTTGGGCATTTTATCATGCAAAACACTTATTCAATACAAGATATAACGTATGAAGAAACAATTGTTCCTTTATGGTCATTTAGGCTTCCGCTACTCCTTTCTAACTTTCATGCTCTTGCTTGTGGATTTGTGTCCAGCATAGTAGTGTCTATACTGCTACCTAAGAAAAGCGAAGAGCTTTCGAACAAAATGTTAGATTTAACTCTCTTTATTTTGAAGACGTTTTTGACGCCGATTATTCCAATATTTGTACTTGGGCTTGCTTTAAAAATGCAGCATGATCAAGTTTTATCTATAATATTTAAGGATTACTCAATAATTTTCATTATTATAGCATCTGCAACCTACCTTTATGTTTTCCTCTTATATGGAGCAGCAAATTCATTCAAGATCACAAGCTGGATAGCTAGTATAGGCAATATGATACCGGCATTTATTACTGCAATGAGCACAATGTCTAGTAATGCAACTATGCCTCTTACTCTTGAAGGAAGCAAAAAAAATGTAAAGCAACCTGACATAGCATCGTCTGTTGTACCAATAACTGCTAGCTTTCATTTAGTAGGTGATTGCTTTTTTGTTATAATATTATCAATGGTAATCACTTCTGGTTATTTATTGTCCACAACGGACTATGTAACTTTTCTTCTCTATTTTTTGTTATTTAAGTTTGCTATCGTTGCAGTGCCGGCAGGAGGAATTATGGTAATGCTACCTATTCTTGAGAAATACCTCAAATTTTCTCCAGAAATGCTTTCGTTAATCACAGCCTTGTATATAGTGTTTGATCCAATAATCACTTCAGCAAATGTTATGGGTAATGGTGCCTTTACTATGATGTTTACAAAACTCTATGATAAGCTTAAGTAA
- a CDS encoding IS110 family transposase, whose protein sequence is MKHYSGLDVSLKETFISIIDEKGKIVKEGVVASESSAIAEFLLGQNKKYESIGIESGQLSISMCKELRNLGLPVTCVDARHMAAALSARINKNDKNDARGIAQMMRVGLFKKVLVKSDEACQVKIILGSRRQLIRCREQIAGTIRGLLKIYGIKVNQRLSSANFALKVQEMVNNLDEISQTSIESLVHSLEIIEESTRKLDKMLSEQSKKDEDCKLLTTVPGVGIIVAMTYKAAIDDLHRFETSYTVGAYMGLSPRQYASGEIDRHGSISKMGPVDCRNMLYEAAQVLLVKCKRIFKLRSWGLKLKKKKGMKKAIVAVARKLAVIMHKMLIDRKEFCYQ, encoded by the coding sequence ATGAAACATTATAGCGGGTTAGATGTCTCACTCAAAGAAACTTTTATTAGTATCATTGATGAGAAAGGAAAAATTGTTAAAGAAGGGGTTGTTGCAAGTGAAAGCAGTGCAATAGCTGAGTTTCTGCTTGGTCAAAACAAAAAATACGAGTCCATAGGAATAGAAAGCGGGCAATTATCAATATCGATGTGCAAAGAGTTGAGGAATCTTGGATTACCAGTAACTTGTGTAGATGCAAGGCATATGGCAGCAGCATTATCTGCGAGAATCAATAAGAATGATAAAAATGATGCAAGAGGCATAGCACAAATGATGAGAGTTGGGCTATTTAAGAAGGTATTAGTAAAATCAGACGAAGCTTGTCAGGTTAAAATAATACTTGGAAGCAGAAGACAATTAATACGTTGCAGAGAGCAAATTGCGGGAACAATAAGGGGATTACTGAAAATATACGGGATAAAAGTTAATCAACGTCTTAGTTCTGCAAACTTTGCTTTAAAAGTGCAAGAAATGGTTAATAATCTAGATGAAATTAGCCAAACCTCAATTGAATCATTAGTACATAGTTTAGAAATAATAGAAGAATCAACAAGAAAACTTGATAAAATGCTCTCAGAACAAAGCAAAAAAGATGAGGATTGTAAATTATTAACTACTGTTCCAGGAGTTGGTATTATAGTAGCAATGACATATAAAGCTGCAATAGATGATCTGCATAGGTTTGAAACATCTTATACAGTTGGAGCCTATATGGGATTAAGTCCAAGACAGTACGCTTCTGGTGAGATTGATCGACACGGAAGTATATCAAAAATGGGACCAGTGGACTGTAGGAATATGTTATATGAAGCCGCGCAGGTCTTACTGGTAAAATGTAAAAGGATATTTAAATTAAGAAGCTGGGGATTGAAGCTTAAAAAGAAAAAGGGCATGAAAAAAGCAATTGTTGCAGTAGCAAGAAAATTAGCCGTGATTATGCACAAGATGCTAATCGATAGAAAAGAGTTTTGCTATCAATAA
- a CDS encoding outer membrane protein assembly factor BamE, with protein MQVLISFILLFTVSCTHTIHNHGAPGISVELWSKIEAGDDKEKVVHTLGSPTLVSKFDDNVWYYVSYKIKQANFLGKRKYSSKSLQISFDQNGKVADTKETDISERSLAVLD; from the coding sequence ATGCAAGTATTAATATCTTTTATTTTATTATTTACAGTGAGCTGCACACACACTATTCACAACCACGGAGCTCCTGGCATTAGTGTTGAATTGTGGAGCAAGATAGAGGCAGGTGACGATAAAGAAAAAGTGGTTCACACTTTAGGATCACCAACATTAGTATCAAAGTTCGATGACAATGTCTGGTACTATGTCTCATATAAAATTAAACAAGCTAACTTCTTAGGAAAAAGGAAGTATAGCAGTAAGTCTCTGCAAATTTCATTCGATCAGAATGGTAAAGTTGCAGATACAAAAGAAACTGACATCTCAGAGAGATCTTTGGCTGTTCTTGATTGA
- a CDS encoding ankyrin repeat domain-containing protein: MVVSNKKWKEIFNAAVRSSRNSTGSDILEQIKANLRKKDEGVYQEWAQKGFDMDHMFTWEDAPLCTTLLCIAVRGDHKDIVKTLLDKGASVNAKDSLEMAPLHWAVIDARGDMVRILLGKGADVDEEGSLGRTPLHFAAEKGHEGMVRILLDKGASVDEKDDRGRTPLHFAAGDGHENIVKALLDKGASVDEKDDRGRTPLQCAVAVSNERASRFLYWTFANGHERTSKSLIENEIKLRGLEVEKPECLQNPNTDLRTGMSKYWDECLEEIEKMQEKKIENITLYDILVSKGADKLVSYIRSRDVSDELEKVNYKNEFPIYGNGLERQYKIGKQRLDAFGVGEMGIKYFGGFTKNEMGQSSLKIAEYLSNEDIENLEKARIQAINESNHKPGESSKKAPRSFKTNVDVEHAAKKQESASRCIVS; this comes from the coding sequence ATGGTTGTATCTAATAAAAAATGGAAAGAAATATTCAATGCTGCGGTGAGGTCTAGTCGTAACTCAACTGGAAGCGATATACTTGAACAAATAAAGGCTAATTTAAGAAAGAAAGATGAAGGTGTTTATCAAGAGTGGGCGCAGAAGGGATTTGATATGGACCACATGTTCACGTGGGAGGATGCTCCTCTTTGTACTACGCTGCTTTGTATTGCTGTTAGAGGTGACCATAAAGATATAGTAAAAACTCTATTGGACAAAGGGGCTAGTGTTAATGCAAAAGATAGTCTTGAAATGGCTCCTTTACATTGGGCTGTTATAGATGCCCGTGGAGATATGGTAAGAATTCTATTGGGCAAAGGGGCTGATGTTGACGAGGAAGGTAGTCTTGGAAGAACTCCTTTACATTTTGCTGCTGAAAAGGGCCATGAAGGTATGGTAAGAATTCTATTGGATAAAGGGGCTAGTGTTGATGAGAAAGATGATCGTGGAAGGACTCCTTTACATTTTGCTGCTGGAGATGGCCATGAAAATATAGTAAAAGCTCTATTGGACAAAGGGGCTAGTGTTGATGAGAAAGATGATCGTGGAAGGACTCCTTTACAGTGCGCTGTTGCAGTGAGCAATGAGCGGGCATCAAGGTTTTTATATTGGACTTTTGCAAACGGCCATGAGCGGACATCAAAGTCTTTAATAGAAAATGAAATTAAGTTAAGGGGTTTGGAGGTAGAAAAGCCAGAATGTCTACAAAACCCTAATACTGATCTAAGAACAGGGATGTCAAAATATTGGGATGAATGTCTAGAGGAAATAGAGAAGATGCAAGAAAAAAAGATTGAAAATATCACACTTTATGATATTCTTGTAAGCAAGGGTGCTGATAAATTAGTATCTTATATACGAAGCAGAGATGTAAGTGATGAATTAGAAAAAGTTAACTATAAAAATGAATTTCCTATATATGGTAATGGTTTGGAACGTCAATACAAAATAGGAAAGCAGAGGCTGGACGCTTTCGGTGTGGGCGAGATGGGTATTAAATATTTTGGTGGTTTTACGAAGAATGAAATGGGTCAATCCAGTTTGAAAATCGCTGAGTATTTAAGTAATGAGGACATAGAAAATTTGGAAAAAGCAAGAATCCAAGCTATAAATGAAAGTAATCATAAACCTGGAGAGTCTAGTAAAAAAGCACCCAGGTCTTTCAAAACCAATGTAGATGTAGAGCATGCAGCGAAAAAACAAGAGAGCGCAAGTCGTTGCATAGTGAGTTAA
- the recO gene encoding DNA repair protein RecO: MRWKDEGIIIAAKKYGDKNLILSLFTKNHGKRRGLIKLTNNSNYKFQISNLLHAEWSAKLPENLGFLKCELIESPFHHFFQDRLKSITIVSFSSILEKVLPESEPCAVLYDNFRYFIDVIKHNNQSWQSHYLNLELLLLTQLGFKLDLSKCAVTSVKENLQFISPKTGRAVSKKAGDYYADKLLPFPQMLHDVYNNNLQNSYSFQEFQLGLKVTGYFLNKYLFLQLNMKFPELRNLMLLL, encoded by the coding sequence ATGAGATGGAAAGATGAAGGCATCATTATAGCTGCTAAAAAATACGGCGATAAAAACTTAATTCTTTCTCTGTTTACAAAAAATCATGGAAAGCGCAGGGGATTAATTAAGCTAACAAACAATAGCAATTATAAGTTTCAGATAAGTAATCTATTACATGCAGAATGGAGTGCTAAGTTACCCGAAAATCTAGGTTTTTTAAAGTGCGAATTAATCGAATCTCCATTCCATCATTTCTTTCAAGATAGGTTAAAAAGCATTACTATTGTCTCTTTCTCCTCTATTTTAGAAAAAGTGCTTCCAGAAAGTGAACCCTGCGCCGTGCTGTATGACAATTTTCGATATTTCATCGATGTAATTAAACACAACAATCAGTCTTGGCAAAGCCATTATCTCAACTTAGAGCTTCTGCTTCTTACGCAATTGGGATTCAAGTTAGACTTATCCAAATGTGCTGTAACAAGTGTTAAGGAAAACTTACAATTTATTTCTCCAAAAACTGGTAGAGCAGTGTCAAAAAAAGCAGGAGATTATTATGCAGATAAACTCCTACCTTTTCCACAAATGTTGCATGATGTATACAATAATAACCTACAAAACAGCTACTCATTCCAAGAATTTCAGTTAGGACTGAAAGTAACAGGATATTTTTTAAATAAGTATCTATTTTTGCAGTTAAACATGAAATTTCCAGAGCTGAGAAACCTCATGTTGTTGCTTTAA
- the recG gene encoding ATP-dependent DNA helicase RecG, with protein sequence MSNQIFLNSRLENIPKFHSAILPKLCGGDKVMDLLFYRPLSYVDRSKSLPDAQAGEFITFIAKVYEHQSPTFRGRPYKIVVESESQYIFIIFFNYSVKYLYKLFPIGAYVIISGKLEKFAEHWQITHPDYVSLDINQFKEIARIEPVYQLCRGITNKSIGNIISSNLKELPDLPEWIDDTLIKQKKWLSWRESIIKLHRPSSLVEAEVCRKRLAYDELFAYQLALKLARENHVKERGREFIVLNKYKEQVLNELSFQLTNDQIRAIDEISERQKSKYRMINLLQGDVGSGKTVVALFAMLNVVENNMQAALMAPTTILAEQHYNWIEEVLSCTDIKVALLTGKTSRKERKIIMNELASGVLNIVIGTHALFQANVIFKNLGLAVIDEQQRFGVMQRNRLVGKGENADILFVTATPIPRTLQQAMYGDVECSMLKEKPKSRLPIKTVTMNISRVPDVIEKLKGAINRGEKAYWICPYIEENEETNIAAAEMRFQELQKTFLDKVSIIHGKLTQEQKDQVMFSFKRNEFSLLVATTVIEVGIDVPDATIMIIENAEQFGLSQLHQLRGRVGRGNKPSFCVLLYDNLSKSSSSKLKIMCESQDGFYIAERDMMLRGSGDILGTKQSGCMEFKFADLYQDRELLNLAYNNAKGAMADFELLLDIFEYRSRLHFSKFQ encoded by the coding sequence ATGAGCAATCAGATTTTTCTAAATAGCAGGCTGGAGAATATACCTAAATTCCATTCCGCAATATTGCCTAAACTTTGTGGTGGGGACAAAGTGATGGACCTGCTATTTTATAGGCCACTTAGTTATGTAGATAGAAGTAAGTCACTTCCCGACGCTCAAGCTGGAGAATTTATAACTTTTATTGCAAAAGTTTATGAGCATCAGTCGCCCACTTTTAGAGGTAGACCATATAAAATAGTCGTTGAAAGTGAGAGTCAGTATATATTCATAATCTTTTTTAATTACTCAGTTAAGTATTTATATAAACTATTTCCAATTGGAGCCTATGTAATCATCAGTGGCAAACTCGAAAAATTTGCTGAGCATTGGCAGATTACTCATCCAGATTACGTGTCGCTTGACATCAACCAATTTAAAGAAATAGCTCGCATAGAGCCAGTCTACCAATTATGCCGTGGCATTACCAATAAGAGCATTGGAAACATAATAAGCTCTAACCTGAAAGAATTGCCTGATTTGCCAGAGTGGATAGATGATACATTAATCAAGCAAAAAAAATGGCTAAGTTGGAGGGAAAGCATCATAAAGTTGCACAGACCAAGCTCATTGGTGGAAGCCGAGGTTTGTAGAAAAAGGCTTGCTTATGATGAATTGTTTGCGTATCAGCTAGCACTGAAACTTGCAAGAGAAAATCATGTAAAAGAAAGGGGAAGAGAATTTATAGTATTGAATAAATATAAAGAGCAAGTTTTAAATGAATTATCGTTTCAATTAACAAACGATCAAATTCGTGCAATAGATGAAATCTCAGAGAGGCAAAAATCCAAGTACCGCATGATAAACTTGCTACAAGGTGATGTTGGTAGTGGCAAAACCGTAGTTGCACTTTTTGCGATGCTAAATGTGGTAGAAAACAACATGCAGGCAGCTCTAATGGCACCGACTACTATCTTGGCGGAGCAACATTATAATTGGATTGAGGAAGTTTTATCCTGTACCGATATAAAAGTTGCGCTTCTTACTGGTAAAACTTCGCGCAAGGAAAGAAAGATTATTATGAACGAACTTGCAAGTGGTGTTTTAAATATAGTGATTGGTACTCACGCGTTATTTCAAGCTAACGTTATATTTAAAAATTTAGGGCTTGCAGTCATAGACGAGCAACAGCGATTTGGAGTGATGCAGAGAAATCGCTTGGTAGGAAAAGGAGAAAATGCCGATATACTTTTCGTTACTGCAACTCCCATTCCAAGAACCTTGCAGCAAGCTATGTATGGTGACGTTGAATGTTCAATGTTGAAAGAAAAACCAAAATCCAGATTGCCAATAAAAACTGTAACTATGAACATTAGTAGGGTGCCAGATGTTATTGAAAAGCTAAAAGGTGCTATAAACAGGGGCGAAAAAGCATATTGGATTTGTCCATATATAGAAGAAAACGAAGAGACCAATATTGCTGCAGCAGAGATGCGTTTTCAAGAATTACAAAAAACATTTCTTGATAAAGTTAGTATAATACATGGAAAATTGACTCAGGAGCAGAAAGATCAAGTTATGTTTTCCTTCAAAAGAAATGAATTTTCTCTGCTTGTTGCAACCACTGTGATAGAAGTTGGTATAGATGTGCCAGATGCAACCATTATGATTATAGAAAATGCAGAGCAATTTGGGTTATCGCAATTGCATCAGTTAAGAGGCAGAGTAGGGCGAGGAAACAAGCCATCTTTTTGTGTATTATTATACGATAATTTAAGTAAAAGCTCATCTTCAAAGTTAAAGATCATGTGTGAATCACAAGATGGATTTTACATTGCTGAAAGGGATATGATGCTAAGAGGCAGTGGGGATATTTTAGGCACAAAACAATCAGGATGTATGGAATTTAAATTTGCTGATTTATATCAGGACAGAGAGCTGCTCAATCTCGCGTATAATAATGCAAAAGGTGCAATGGCTGATTTTGAATTACTGCTTGATATATTTGAATATAGAAGTAGATTACATTTTTCAAAATTTCAGTAG
- the tsaB gene encoding tRNA (adenosine(37)-N6)-threonylcarbamoyltransferase complex dimerization subunit type 1 TsaB → MSILAIDTVGTGSSIAIVDYDGNCFVERNSTSNNHVESFFQILNTLFDKHNYNYDKIDHLAVVVGPGSFTGIRVGISAAQGINLATNKPLYGVSALEVQAYTISLLCTSSKKNIRAIIKNAQGFYTQLFDFNLLPLSGPTAAREPGSKCHATSSTHMDCNLNASHAGLLVHYRLKNKQKLNEVEALYLNELQYMQSL, encoded by the coding sequence ATGTCTATTTTAGCGATTGATACTGTAGGTACTGGTAGTTCAATAGCAATAGTTGATTATGATGGTAATTGTTTTGTAGAGCGCAATTCCACCAGCAACAATCATGTAGAATCATTTTTTCAAATTCTGAATACTTTGTTTGATAAGCACAATTATAATTACGATAAAATAGATCATTTAGCGGTAGTAGTTGGCCCGGGAAGTTTCACTGGAATTAGAGTTGGTATATCAGCAGCACAAGGTATAAATCTTGCTACAAATAAGCCATTATACGGAGTTAGTGCGCTGGAAGTTCAAGCTTACACAATATCTTTGCTTTGTACGAGTAGCAAAAAAAATATCAGAGCTATAATCAAAAATGCTCAAGGGTTTTATACGCAGTTATTTGATTTCAATTTATTGCCGCTATCTGGTCCAACTGCAGCACGTGAACCTGGATCCAAGTGTCACGCTACAAGCAGTACACATATGGATTGCAATTTAAATGCTAGCCATGCAGGACTATTAGTTCATTATAGACTGAAGAACAAGCAAAAATTAAATGAAGTTGAGGCTCTATATTTAAATGAGCTTCAGTATATGCAATCATTATAG